AGGTTTTTGGAGAAAACAAGAGACCAGCAGTTCCGTTTTTAATCGTCTTTTCAAAACCCACTGCCAGCAACAGTGTTAATAATATGATAAACGCAAAGCGGATGTTGATTGAAAACCGATCATGTTAAAACTCTGATACGcttttgacctttttttgaAAGCACTGACTATGGATGAACTGAATAATGCGTTGAATGGATTTAGTCACTAGTGTTAGGCCAATAAACAAAGGCACAAGGTTAGGCACTAGTGTTAGCCCTTCTTCATTTGCTTAGAACGATAGTACATTTTCAGCTAACGCTTCGATTGGCACACTGTCAACGTTTGCTATCAAATTTCGAACGTTACAACAGTACGTGAATCCCTTGGCAAATGTATCGAACGAATCATTGTACCAACCGTACTCCCGGCAGATATCCGCACACAAGAGTTCGCTAGGCTCGATCGTTGTTCGGTACGGATCATTGCTGGTGATGAACGCAATTGCCGCTTTAGTGCCGGGTGACTTAATAACCTTCCATGTCCATTTGGGAACCGTTATACCGTTGACATTCAGCGTGATTGGCACCTGTGTTCCATTTGCGTGTGGCAGTGTTAGGATGTCGAACGTTCCCGTGTACACCGTTACATCGGTTTGTAGACGATCGGCAATGGTGCGCGCAGTCTTTTCAATAGTTAACCAATTACCACCATTTACCTTCTGCCACTGTGGTGCAACATTAACGTAGAAGTAGGTATCCCATTGCCACGTGCGGAAAATACCGTCTGCATCCGGTGTCATGTGTCCCCGTGCAAGGTAGGAAGCAGAGTTTACATATTTAGCTGCTTGCGTTGCAGAACCCAGCAGTTGGGCTAGCCGCGTTTGTTGCGACTTGATGGTGTAAGAAGTGTCCACCAGAACAGAGCTAGGCACTCCGGCCACTTTAAACGATGGACGATAGGATTCCACTATGCTGGCTGAAATAGTGTTGTGTGAGTAAGTTATAATACTTGTTTAATACGATGTGAGAGAAAGAATCGTCGTTGAATATATGCCTACAGGAAATAGAATCTCCATTGATCGTGTGTTTCGTGTAGATAGCAGACGCAGTTTGTCCATTGTAACACACAGTAAAATGGTTGACAAATCCTATTCCTGACACATCAAATCCAATGTTGCGTATCGTGCCACCATTACCACATCCCTCGTTGGTCGATTGGTGATCGCCAGTGACAGCTTTCGAGCAAACGATGCTGGATATATTGACGGGAAACCCGTTTAATAGGAACGTGCTGCCAGCAACACACGTAATCAAAGCTTTGTCTAGTAAAGCTATAATGATAAAGAGCGAAGCATTGGCGCAAAATTAAATGTGTTGTGTTCAAAGTGTTCAAAGATATATCGTACTTTGTACTTACTATTGACCACGTTGTTTTTGGGACATGCTACGAAATTCGATTCACCAATTGACCAGCTAAGTTGTCCATTCGTTGGTATCCAAAGATTGCCGTTCTTCAGAAACACAGGCTCCGGAAAGGTGAGATCAGTTTTTACATTGATCGTACATTCTACGGCAAGATGCATTATATGACATGAAGGTAAAAGAATTgacttttgctaaattttactTACGGCCTCTGACGGTATGTATTACACAGAACGATAGAACAACCAATGACCACATCTTAAACGGATCTGCACAAATTGTGGGTTTCGAAACACTTTTAAGCATATCGTAAAATAGATCGACTTATGGGCTTCATACAGTGCAAATGAACACAGGGCATTGTTTATGGTTGTATCGAATTTATTAGTAAGAATCGAAGATAAACATGGAAACGTTGGTTTGATCATCTGAACAAGCTTTCTActgttgttttcaaaacaGGATCTGTTTATACACAATAGAAGCTTTTTAACTACTTGGCAGAAAAATTTAACCCCAGTAAATTACAGTAAATTTTACAGTACCCCAGTCGATCGTACATTTCGAATAAtaaaggtttgttttgttatttaatatCGATTTTTCAGCTGCTAGACAAGCTTGGCGGTGACCTACCAGCTGACTGTCTGTGAATTTGGTTGGAACTATagtctaatgtttttttttcctgcgtaTGATGGCACAGTTCGATTAAAGTCATGATTTGTTTTCAAGATCACTTACAAACATTACTGTATGTTTGCGAATAACACTATAGATTAAAAATGATGATCAATGAATTTCTTCACATTCAAACAGTTCCTTTCTTCATgagttttgcttatttttacgAAATTCGTTAggttgtatattttttccgTCAGGTCGCTAAATGCTGCGTGTATTATGTTGTCATATTATATatcattcaaaaataatagcaatttaaatactaattgtacatttttcaatacttatttataaatatttgataaCCTCTTCCATGCATTTATTGGTGTTTTCTTAATTACATATTCTCAaaggttttaaaaaatactttataaaatattcaaatcaatAGGATAAGAAAATAAGAAAGTTGTTGCTGAAAGTTTAAACTAATTGAAAATGCATACAGTTTCCAAGTTCAAACCGCTTTTTTCTCAGCTGCTTTGCGATGATCTACGAAAGTATTGTcgtacaattttaaatttaaaccatttttggaGCTTTTTTGAGTGTACTTTTTTGTTGACACTATAATTTCCACAAAGGACATGCTTAGCTTTCTATAATTAATACAAAATGTGAATAATAATTACTAAAATTCTAATACATCTTTCCTTCATAACAAACCCATGATCAATATCTCATACGCCCGCAACTAGCTTCCTGAATGGCAATAACCTATTTACCCAGTTGCTATCATCCAGACTGGTTGCAATCGGATGGCACTCGGCAATGAATGAGGTCTTGAGCTGGATTTCAggacgggtttttttattacgaACCGATCCCGATCCCGCAGGCAACATCGTCTAGCAACTGGCGACTTTGGCAGGGGCAACTTGTCCTCGATCACCAATGCCATCACCACCGTCACCTGCCGTTGGATAGTCTGCAATGTTTTAGCATCCCCGTCACATGGAACTGCCGACTGATACGACTGGTATGGGATGTTACTGTTTCCAGCCAACCTTTGCCGCATGGTCTCCGCTAGCTGTTGCGATGTCACTTTTGATTGCAGCTTGTGTTCCATTTCTTGTGCTTCACCACCAAGCGTGGGGTTTATTTAGAATCACTTAGCGGTTAGGCAAAGAGGGCCGGTAACACTAGCTCTATCGAACCTGCTCGGATGGCAGGCATAAATCTACTTTCATTTCTGCGGCAGGTTTGGTACATGGATGCAGGGATCTTTTTGGTGTAAGTTTTCGGTTGCATTAGAAGCACATGGAATGGAACTGgttgtgttttcattttcaacttGATTCATTTCCGCGGTGTGTTAAGCTGTTGTAATAGTAAAAGTATTAGAAAGATAAAAAGTGGTTAGGAattattcgtttcgttttcgttggTATACTCTTTGGTTCTTTATGTAACATTATTAACttcgttttgttaattttttgacTGCTCTTAATGGTGTTCATACCGCTGGACCAATTTCAAATCCCATGCCGGATCATTCCCCAGTACACGTTACCGATGGGTAAATGAAGTCATAAATGGAAGATTAAGATTTCTTGAACATTTTAAGCTGTCTCCACATGAATGACTGATTGAGATATAAAATTCTCTACACATGTTACTTAAATATTGCATTAATATAACACATTCTTTAATAATGAGGACAAATTTTCATCTGAAAACTATTTGCAACATACCTAACAAGTTTCGTACAATTTCTATGTTGCTTGTCTTTTCCTttcgaaagaaaacagaatCGCTACAAGGTTTCGTTCGCGAAAGGCTTTCACTGATGCTGCTTGTACCGGTTTACACCCGGGAAGTGAAGGTATCACACTATGGGAACTACGTACttttggtggatttttgtatgtttgttttagtatAATAAATCTCCTTATGGTAAACAGCCACAAGatatatttctttattatgattcaatttttaattattggaAAATAATATGACAAATTATcccatttaaaatataaaattatcacATATATTTCTGTTAATCAGTGCTGTTTTATACTGTAAGTAGTATTAAACTTAACCACGATCAATCGATCTACTAAAAGCTCAAAGCTCACTGCCATTCACATGCAAAGCGGTAAAGCTTGTTTTTAGGACGAGATTGCAACGTTTTTCCCATTGTGAGAGGCATGAACGTTGTCGGTTGCTACGGTTGATGCATCTCGTGTTGCTTGGATTGTTATTTAGCGATAGTTCGCTCGATCGCACGGAAAACGCAGCGCGTGTTGTGGGTTTCTCGCGTTTCTTTCAGAAGTTTAGCTACTGCAAACCCGGGTACCGGGTATGTAAATAATTTCGCCCTGCAATTCTATACAACAGTGTTGTGTCTTTTTTCCATCTAAAATGTGCAATGGGtaaaaatgattaattatGGTGTAAAAGTAATGCGCAAAGAAttagttttgaaaatttctgttctgttaaaatagaaaaaaaaacaacgcgtAAAGTGGAGAAGAATTATTAGTGGAAATATTTCTCTCTCATCGAAGTGATTGTGGACtgtggaaataaaaaggcattgagaaaaaaatgtgaagaaagtaaataatttgtaattgtaatgtgtttttatat
The DNA window shown above is from Anopheles funestus chromosome 3RL, idAnoFuneDA-416_04, whole genome shotgun sequence and carries:
- the LOC125770480 gene encoding uncharacterized protein LOC125770480, translated to MHLAVECTINVKTDLTFPEPVFLKNGNLWIPTNGQLSWSIGESNFVACPKNNVVNTLLDKALITCVAGSTFLLNGFPVNISSIVCSKAVTGDHQSTNEGCGNGGTIRNIGFDVSGIGFVNHFTVCYNGQTASAIYTKHTINGDSISSSIVESYRPSFKVAGVPSSVLVDTSYTIKSQQTRLAQLLGSATQAAKYVNSASYLARGHMTPDADGIFRTWQWDTYFYVNVAPQWQKVNGGNWLTIEKTARTIADRLQTDVTVYTGTFDILTLPHANGTQVPITLNVNGITVPKWTWKVIKSPGTKAAIAFITSNDPYRTTIEPSELLCADICREYGWYNDSFDTFAKGFTYCCNVRNLIANVDSVPIEALAENVLSF